One part of the uncultured Bacteroides sp. genome encodes these proteins:
- a CDS encoding efflux RND transporter permease subunit, with translation MKLDKFINRPVLSTVISIFVVVLGIIGLVSLPVEQYPNIAPPTIQVSTTYTGANAQTVMNSVIAPLEESINGVENMTYMTSTASNNGYATINVYFKQGSDPDMAAVNVQNRVTKAQGLLPAEVTKVGVITSKRQTSMLMVFSVYSSDDKYDQTFLQNYAKINIIPQIMRVPGVGDASVMGAREYSMRIWLKPEVMAQYKLIPSDISAALAEQNIEAAPGQFGEDGKQSFQYVMKSKGRLQKTEEFENIVIKASADGNILRLKDVARIELGAQSTSVNSYADGHNAVTCVIYQTPGSNATEIIKNVTSLMKDTEKSLPSGVKYNIIMNTNDFLFASIYEVLKTLLEAFILVVLVVYIFLQDFRSTLIPAIAIPVALIGTFLMLKLFGFSINLLTLSALVLAIAIVVDDAIVVVEAVHAKIDQGYKSPKLASIDAMSEISGAILSITLVMMSVFVPVSFMGGTSGVFYRQFGVTMAVAIGFSALNALTLSPALCAIFLKPHNKEGEDNKTSFIERFHIAFNTTYEKLLEKYKGSISRIIKHKWISFGLVIISFILLVVLMKFTPSGMVPNEDTGIFMMSVNMAPGTSLERTEQTMRKVNDILKTNPSIESNMLIGGYGLISGSGSSYGSFFCKLRNWDERKGKGQDVNSIIGMLYQQTASIKDAQILIFAPPMISGYSMTNGFEMNLQDKTGGSLENFSQVSQNFLAALNQRPEIARAMTSFNPNFPQYQVDVDAAKCKQAGISPGTILETLQGYYGGMYVSNFNRFGKLYRVYVQADAKYRISPETLNSIYVRNGTEMAPINQFMTIKRVYGPDVINRFNMFTSMAINGSPKPGFASGEAIKAIEEVAAQTLPTGYGYEFSGMTREEQSTGGSTTAIVFVLCFVFVYLLLSAQYESYILPLVVILSIPFGLAGAFIFAKFMGTQNDIYLQIALIMLIGLLAKNAILITEFALQRRHSGMSVTYSAILGATARLRPILMTSLAMIIGLLPLMFASGVGANGNRTLGGGAVGGMLIGVICQIFVVPGLFVAFEYLQEKIKPIQKTGMDISEAIPELEQYSNIDNE, from the coding sequence ATGAAATTAGATAAATTTATAAACCGCCCGGTACTCTCAACAGTAATATCAATATTTGTTGTTGTTTTGGGTATAATCGGGCTTGTATCTTTACCAGTCGAACAATATCCTAATATTGCACCACCTACCATTCAGGTAAGTACAACATATACAGGTGCAAATGCTCAGACTGTAATGAACAGTGTCATAGCTCCTCTCGAAGAATCAATCAACGGGGTGGAGAATATGACTTACATGACATCTACTGCTTCAAATAATGGGTACGCTACTATTAATGTATACTTTAAACAGGGAAGTGACCCTGATATGGCTGCTGTAAATGTACAAAACCGTGTAACAAAAGCACAAGGATTGCTACCGGCAGAAGTTACTAAAGTAGGCGTTATCACAAGTAAACGTCAGACTAGTATGTTGATGGTGTTTTCTGTCTATAGTTCTGATGACAAGTACGACCAAACATTCTTGCAGAACTATGCTAAGATAAACATTATACCACAAATTATGCGTGTGCCTGGTGTAGGTGATGCTAGTGTAATGGGTGCACGTGAATACTCAATGCGTATATGGCTTAAGCCTGAAGTAATGGCTCAATACAAGTTAATACCAAGCGATATCAGCGCTGCATTAGCAGAACAAAATATTGAAGCTGCACCAGGACAATTTGGAGAAGATGGAAAACAGTCTTTCCAATATGTAATGAAGTCAAAAGGACGCCTTCAAAAAACGGAAGAATTTGAGAATATAGTTATTAAGGCTTCTGCAGATGGAAATATCTTAAGGCTTAAAGATGTTGCGCGTATAGAACTAGGAGCACAGTCAACCAGTGTAAATAGTTATGCGGACGGACATAACGCGGTAACTTGTGTTATTTACCAAACTCCAGGGTCTAATGCTACTGAAATCATCAAGAATGTGACTTCATTGATGAAGGACACAGAGAAGTCTTTGCCTTCAGGAGTAAAATACAATATTATAATGAACACCAATGACTTCTTGTTTGCTTCAATTTATGAAGTACTCAAAACGTTATTGGAAGCCTTTATACTTGTAGTTTTAGTAGTATATATTTTCTTGCAGGATTTCCGTTCCACACTTATTCCGGCAATTGCTATACCGGTAGCTTTGATTGGTACATTTTTAATGTTGAAGTTATTTGGATTCAGTATCAACTTATTGACTTTAAGCGCATTGGTACTGGCCATAGCCATAGTGGTGGATGATGCCATAGTGGTGGTTGAGGCGGTTCACGCCAAAATAGACCAGGGATACAAATCACCAAAGCTAGCTTCTATTGATGCTATGAGTGAAATCTCTGGAGCTATCCTTTCCATTACTCTGGTAATGATGTCTGTGTTTGTTCCTGTTAGTTTCATGGGAGGAACTTCCGGGGTATTCTATAGGCAATTTGGTGTAACAATGGCTGTCGCAATTGGCTTCTCTGCCTTAAATGCATTAACCCTAAGTCCGGCATTGTGTGCTATATTCCTAAAACCACACAATAAAGAGGGAGAGGATAATAAGACCAGTTTTATAGAACGTTTCCATATAGCTTTCAATACAACTTATGAGAAGTTACTGGAAAAATATAAAGGTAGCATATCACGAATTATCAAACATAAATGGATATCATTTGGTTTGGTTATCATAAGTTTCATTTTGCTAGTAGTATTAATGAAATTTACTCCATCAGGAATGGTGCCGAATGAAGATACCGGAATCTTTATGATGTCAGTAAACATGGCACCTGGAACATCATTGGAACGCACTGAACAAACAATGAGAAAAGTGAACGATATTCTGAAAACCAACCCTTCGATTGAATCAAACATGCTGATTGGCGGTTATGGACTTATATCAGGTTCAGGTAGTTCTTATGGTAGTTTTTTCTGCAAACTTCGTAACTGGGATGAACGTAAGGGAAAAGGACAGGATGTAAACAGTATTATCGGTATGCTATATCAGCAGACTGCAAGCATAAAAGATGCTCAAATACTTATCTTCGCTCCTCCGATGATTTCCGGTTATAGTATGACTAATGGTTTTGAAATGAACCTTCAGGATAAAACAGGTGGTAGTCTTGAAAACTTTAGTCAGGTATCGCAAAACTTCCTGGCTGCTTTAAATCAGCGGCCGGAGATTGCAAGAGCCATGACTTCATTTAATCCAAACTTCCCTCAATATCAAGTTGATGTAGATGCGGCTAAGTGTAAGCAAGCAGGTATTAGTCCAGGTACAATCCTTGAAACTCTTCAGGGATACTATGGCGGTATGTACGTTTCCAATTTCAACCGTTTTGGTAAATTGTACAGAGTTTATGTTCAGGCAGATGCAAAATACCGTATTAGTCCTGAAACATTAAATAGTATCTATGTTCGTAATGGTACAGAGATGGCTCCTATCAATCAGTTCATGACGATAAAGAGAGTTTATGGTCCGGATGTGATCAACAGATTCAATATGTTTACTTCAATGGCTATAAACGGATCTCCAAAACCTGGTTTTGCTTCAGGAGAAGCTATCAAAGCCATTGAAGAAGTTGCCGCGCAAACTCTGCCAACCGGATATGGATATGAATTCTCCGGAATGACCCGTGAAGAACAAAGTACCGGAGGAAGTACTACCGCAATTGTATTCGTTCTGTGCTTTGTCTTCGTTTACTTATTGCTTAGTGCACAATATGAAAGCTATATATTACCACTTGTAGTAATATTATCCATTCCATTCGGTCTGGCAGGAGCATTCATTTTTGCTAAATTCATGGGAACCCAGAACGATATTTATCTGCAAATTGCATTGATTATGTTGATTGGATTATTAGCAAAGAATGCCATTCTAATCACAGAGTTTGCTCTTCAAAGAAGACATTCAGGTATGAGTGTAACCTATTCTGCCATATTGGGTGCAACAGCTCGTTTACGTCCTATTTTGATGACATCACTGGCTATGATTATTGGTCTGCTACCTCTGATGTTTGCAAGTGGTGTTGGTGCAAACGGTAACCGTACTCTTGGTGGTGGTGCTGTGGGTGGTATGTTAATTGGTGTGATATGCCAGATATTTGTGGTACCGGGATTATTCGTTGCTTTTGAATATCTGCAGGAAAAAATCAAACCTATACAGAAGACAGGAATGGATATCAGTGAAGCAATTCCAGAGCTTGAACAATATAGTAACATTGATAATGAATAA
- a CDS encoding efflux RND transporter periplasmic adaptor subunit — translation MAGKDMVQEYAVTVLKTSDMELKSSYPATIKGKQDIEIRPQVSGTITKLCVDEGSVVHKGQVLFIIDPVQYQEAVNAAQATVNVAQANVATAKLTAENKRELAKNNIIGSYDLQMAENSLLSSKATLAQAKAQLISAKKNLSFTRVTSPSNGVVGSIPFRVGSLVSSSIATPLTTVSDISDMYAYFSMTERQLLSLTNEGNSQKDILNKMSNVELQMIDGNVYGEAGKVETMSGVIDQSTGSVSLRAKFPNKNRILRSGGTGSVLIPYKMNSCIVIPQKATYEIQDKKYVYVVDSKSTIKSTPIEIFSLDDGQNYIVTSGLKAGDKIVTEGAGTLKDGMQIKEITPEQAAAKKAQAQQSSEKASK, via the coding sequence ATGGCGGGAAAAGATATGGTGCAAGAATATGCAGTTACAGTTCTTAAGACCTCTGATATGGAACTAAAGAGTTCATATCCTGCTACGATAAAAGGAAAGCAGGATATTGAAATTCGTCCTCAGGTTTCAGGAACAATAACCAAATTATGTGTAGACGAAGGTTCTGTTGTACATAAAGGACAGGTTCTTTTTATTATTGATCCTGTTCAGTATCAGGAAGCTGTTAATGCTGCTCAAGCTACAGTTAATGTGGCACAAGCAAATGTAGCAACAGCTAAACTAACCGCTGAAAACAAACGTGAGTTGGCTAAAAATAATATTATTGGCTCGTATGACCTTCAGATGGCTGAAAATTCTTTATTATCTAGCAAAGCCACCCTGGCACAAGCTAAAGCACAACTAATCAGTGCAAAAAAGAATCTTTCATTTACAAGAGTTACAAGCCCATCGAATGGAGTTGTAGGAAGTATTCCTTTTCGTGTTGGAAGTTTAGTTAGTTCCAGCATCGCTACACCACTTACTACTGTTTCTGATATTTCAGATATGTATGCTTATTTTTCAATGACTGAAAGACAACTTTTAAGTCTTACTAACGAAGGCAATTCACAAAAAGATATACTTAATAAAATGTCAAATGTAGAATTGCAAATGATAGATGGAAACGTATATGGCGAAGCTGGTAAGGTAGAAACAATGAGTGGAGTTATTGACCAAAGTACAGGTTCAGTAAGTCTTCGTGCTAAATTCCCTAATAAAAACCGTATTTTGAGAAGTGGAGGTACAGGCTCAGTCTTGATACCTTATAAAATGAATAGCTGTATTGTAATTCCTCAAAAGGCGACTTATGAAATACAGGATAAAAAGTATGTATATGTAGTTGACAGTAAATCAACAATAAAAAGTACTCCTATTGAAATATTCTCTTTAGATGATGGTCAGAATTATATTGTAACATCTGGTTTGAAGGCTGGTGACAAGATTGTAACTGAAGGTGCCGGTACTCTTAAAGATGGCATGCAAATTAAGGAAATAACTCCAGAACAAGCAGCTGCAAAAAAAGCTCAGGCACAACAATCTTCTGAAAAAGCTTCTAAGTAA
- a CDS encoding helix-turn-helix domain-containing protein, with product MNKSSFLFSKNLVSIEDDFIMYSDIDRSFILEYPIHAEKSYICFCLEGSAELEINLKKRVITKNEIVLIALNSIVFHRILSDDFRIAFFSISKNITEDLLNYLRKYPPVFLLKPDFPSIKLSDIEMGEAMSFFQIMWNVVEDVENDHRTEMLKHLLCALLIKIHGYASKYMNNTVPVSRKEEMVRQFFLLVSEHLKESKDVSFYANKLCVSPKYLSSLIKQTIGKPAKECIDYCVILESKLMLRSSCTIQEISQELNFPNQSFFGKYFKKHTGVSPLHYRRSILKQ from the coding sequence ATGAATAAATCATCTTTTTTATTTAGTAAGAATTTAGTCTCAATAGAGGATGATTTTATCATGTATTCTGATATCGATAGATCTTTTATTTTAGAGTACCCTATACATGCTGAAAAATCGTATATATGTTTTTGTCTTGAAGGGTCTGCTGAACTAGAAATTAATCTTAAAAAACGCGTTATAACTAAAAATGAAATAGTTTTAATAGCATTAAATTCTATAGTCTTTCATCGTATATTGAGTGATGATTTTCGAATTGCATTTTTTTCTATTTCAAAAAATATTACGGAAGATTTGTTGAACTACTTACGTAAGTATCCGCCTGTTTTCCTTTTGAAACCAGATTTTCCTTCTATTAAATTAAGTGATATAGAGATGGGAGAGGCAATGAGTTTTTTCCAGATTATGTGGAATGTTGTAGAAGATGTTGAGAATGATCATAGAACAGAGATGCTGAAACATTTGTTATGCGCTTTGCTTATAAAGATTCATGGATATGCCAGTAAATATATGAATAATACTGTTCCCGTTTCTCGAAAAGAAGAGATGGTAAGGCAGTTCTTTTTATTGGTTTCCGAGCATCTGAAAGAATCCAAGGATGTTTCTTTTTACGCTAATAAGCTTTGTGTATCTCCAAAATACTTATCCTCATTAATAAAACAAACTATTGGTAAACCTGCTAAAGAGTGTATAGATTATTGTGTTATTTTAGAAAGTAAACTAATGCTAAGGTCTTCGTGCACTATTCAGGAAATATCTCAGGAATTAAATTTCCCCAACCAATCTTTTTTCGGAAAATACTTCAAAAAGCATACAGGTGTATCTCCGCTTCATTACAGAAGATCAATATTAAAACAATAA
- a CDS encoding OmpH family outer membrane protein, translating into MKRINYLAKGILAAVVVVMFAQCSGKKTDADESVTAMGVAPSGLKIAYVEIDTLLTKYTFWNDLNEMMMKKEENIRATLNQKARELDAEGKEFQRKVQNNAFVSRERAEQENSRLVKKQQDLQELQTRLTNELQAENQKNSLQLRDSINSFLKIYNKKHKYSMIFSNTGFDNLLYADKAYNITNDIIEGLNERYAPSQKKK; encoded by the coding sequence ATGAAGAGAATTAACTACCTTGCAAAAGGGATCCTAGCTGCGGTTGTGGTTGTTATGTTTGCACAATGTAGCGGAAAAAAAACAGATGCTGATGAATCTGTAACAGCTATGGGTGTTGCTCCAAGCGGACTTAAAATTGCTTACGTTGAAATCGACACCCTGCTCACAAAATACACCTTCTGGAATGATCTGAACGAGATGATGATGAAGAAAGAAGAGAATATCCGTGCTACACTTAATCAAAAAGCTCGTGAACTTGATGCAGAAGGAAAAGAATTCCAACGTAAAGTACAAAACAATGCTTTTGTAAGCCGTGAAAGAGCTGAACAGGAAAATTCTCGTTTAGTTAAGAAGCAACAGGATTTGCAGGAATTACAAACCAGACTTACTAACGAATTACAAGCAGAGAACCAGAAGAACAGCCTTCAATTGCGTGATTCAATTAATTCTTTCTTGAAAATATATAATAAGAAGCATAAATACAGCATGATTTTCAGTAACACTGGATTTGATAATTTGCTTTATGCTGATAAAGCTTACAATATCACTAACGATATTATTGAAGGACTTAACGAAAGATACGCTCCTTCTCAAAAGAAGAAATAG
- a CDS encoding aminoacyl-histidine dipeptidase gives MSIIELKPAQVFHYFNEICQVPRPSKKEEKIIEYLKEFARKHQLESKVDEAGNILIKKPATKGKENLQTVVLQSHIDMVCEKNSNVEHDFLTDPIQTEVDGEWLKAKGTTLGADNGIGVATELAVLAANDIEHGPIECLFTVDEETGLTGANALKKGFMSGDILINLDSEDEGELFIGCAGGANTVAEYTYQPIAAPQDYFFFKVEVKGLTGGHSGDDINKNRANANKQLIRFLSLATEKYDLYLCEIKGGNLHNAIPREAYAVCALPMAHKESIRVDLNIFASEVEAEFAVTEPNMKWVLQSESPVATAIDRDTTASLIKSLYAVFHGVFAMSQEIPGFVETSSNLASIKMPGDNIIRVETSQRSSTLSSRKDVSAAVKAAFELGGAKVSVGDGYPGWKPNPASPILKVAEEAYVRLFGVEPKVKAIHAGLECGLFLEKYPSLDMVSFGPTLRGVHSPDERMHIPSVDKFWKHLLEVLVNIPASK, from the coding sequence ATGAGTATAATAGAGTTAAAACCGGCACAGGTATTTCATTATTTCAATGAAATTTGTCAGGTGCCACGTCCTTCTAAAAAGGAAGAAAAAATTATAGAGTATTTAAAAGAGTTTGCCAGAAAGCATCAACTAGAATCGAAAGTAGATGAAGCAGGTAATATTTTAATAAAGAAACCAGCTACTAAAGGCAAAGAAAATCTTCAGACAGTAGTTCTTCAGTCGCACATTGATATGGTATGTGAAAAGAATAGCAATGTGGAACATGATTTCCTAACAGATCCTATTCAAACAGAAGTTGATGGAGAGTGGCTAAAAGCTAAAGGTACAACTCTGGGTGCTGATAATGGGATTGGGGTAGCAACAGAATTGGCTGTTCTTGCTGCTAATGATATAGAACACGGACCTATTGAGTGTTTGTTTACAGTTGATGAAGAAACCGGACTAACCGGAGCCAATGCTTTGAAAAAAGGTTTTATGTCTGGTGATATACTTATTAACCTGGATTCAGAAGACGAAGGAGAATTGTTCATCGGTTGTGCTGGTGGTGCAAATACTGTTGCTGAATACACTTATCAGCCAATAGCTGCTCCACAGGATTATTTCTTTTTTAAAGTTGAAGTAAAAGGATTGACAGGTGGTCACTCCGGTGATGATATAAATAAGAATAGAGCTAATGCCAACAAACAACTGATTCGTTTCTTGTCTTTGGCTACTGAAAAATATGATCTTTACCTTTGCGAAATAAAAGGAGGTAACCTTCACAATGCAATTCCTCGTGAAGCATATGCAGTTTGCGCACTTCCTATGGCTCATAAAGAATCAATTCGTGTTGATCTGAATATCTTTGCTTCTGAAGTAGAAGCAGAGTTTGCTGTGACCGAACCTAATATGAAATGGGTACTTCAGTCAGAATCTCCGGTTGCTACAGCTATTGATCGTGATACAACTGCTAGTTTAATTAAATCACTTTATGCAGTATTCCATGGTGTATTTGCAATGAGTCAGGAAATTCCTGGATTTGTTGAAACATCATCCAATCTTGCTTCAATTAAAATGCCGGGAGATAACATTATCCGTGTAGAAACCAGCCAACGTAGTTCTACTCTTTCATCACGCAAAGATGTTTCAGCTGCTGTTAAAGCTGCTTTCGAACTGGGTGGTGCCAAAGTTTCTGTAGGCGATGGTTACCCGGGATGGAAACCAAATCCGGCTTCTCCAATTTTGAAGGTGGCCGAAGAAGCTTATGTTCGTCTGTTTGGTGTAGAACCAAAAGTTAAAGCCATCCATGCCGGATTGGAATGCGGATTGTTCCTTGAGAAATATCCTTCATTAGATATGGTATCATTTGGTCCAACTCTCCGCGGAGTTCACTCACCTGATGAGCGCATGCATATTCCTTCTGTTGATAAATTCTGGAAACATTTGCTGGAAGTATTGGTGAATATTCCTGCAAGCAAATAA
- a CDS encoding endonuclease translates to MFYNVENLFDCRHDTLKNDYEFLPNSMRAWHYGRYKQKLNNISKVVTAVGEWNPPALVGLCEVENDSVLTGLVKYSPLKEFGYRYLITHSPDERGIDVALLYQRGSFRLIDHDSIRIVFPDNPLKHTRDILHVTGQIMNGDSLDVFVCHFPSRTGGEKESEPNRMLVASLLKHYTDSLFAVRTHPNIIIMGDFNDYPNNKSISEVLNAKAPSSSPEDKKLYNLMAERAKDKTFGTYKYQGEWNILDQFIVSGFLLNNESGLCTSAKNAGISNLPFLLEKDEKYSGVKPLRTYYGMKYQGGYSDHLPVFLDFALPD, encoded by the coding sequence ATGTTTTATAATGTAGAAAACCTGTTCGATTGCCGGCACGATACCTTGAAGAATGACTATGAATTCCTTCCAAATTCCATGCGGGCCTGGCATTACGGAAGATACAAGCAAAAACTTAATAATATAAGTAAGGTGGTAACTGCAGTAGGAGAGTGGAATCCTCCTGCTTTAGTCGGACTCTGTGAAGTTGAAAATGATAGTGTGCTTACAGGTCTTGTGAAATATTCCCCTTTAAAGGAGTTCGGATATCGTTACCTCATCACTCATTCTCCTGATGAACGCGGTATTGATGTAGCCTTACTTTATCAGCGAGGAAGTTTTCGCTTAATTGACCACGATTCTATCCGGATTGTTTTTCCCGATAATCCTCTGAAACATACAAGAGACATTCTTCATGTAACGGGACAAATTATGAATGGCGATTCACTGGATGTTTTTGTTTGCCATTTCCCGTCCCGAACTGGCGGAGAAAAGGAGAGTGAGCCCAATAGAATGTTAGTTGCTAGTCTGCTAAAACACTATACAGATAGCCTTTTTGCCGTACGTACTCACCCTAATATTATTATAATGGGCGATTTTAATGACTATCCCAATAATAAATCGATATCTGAAGTTCTGAATGCCAAGGCACCTTCTTCTTCACCCGAAGATAAAAAGCTATACAATCTTATGGCAGAGCGGGCAAAGGATAAAACCTTTGGAACTTATAAGTATCAGGGTGAATGGAATATTCTCGACCAATTCATTGTTTCGGGCTTTCTGTTGAACAACGAAAGCGGACTGTGCACATCAGCAAAAAATGCCGGAATCAGTAATCTGCCTTTCCTGCTCGAGAAGGATGAAAAATATTCCGGTGTTAAGCCTTTACGTACTTATTATGGAATGAAATACCAGGGAGGATACAGTGATCATCTACCTGTTTTTCTTGATTTTGCATTACCCGACTAA
- a CDS encoding alpha-amylase family glycosyl hydrolase has protein sequence MNKLHHLIMLSLVLSLFSCTSKKANTSENLQAGVSHPEWSRNAVIYEVNLRQYTNEGTIKAFQNHLPQLKELGVDILWFMPINPISELNRKGKLGSYYAVKNYKEVNPEFGTIADFKDMVKKAHELGFKVILDWVANHTGCDNVWLKDHPDWYVKDSLGKVVSPFNWTDTYKLDYSKKEMRTAMIDAMKFWIKECDIDGYRCDVAFEVPTDFWNDARKELDSIKPVFMLAEAEKPELNEKAFDMSYNWPLKDVMNKIAKGPKEADKAQYVHKKEKADSPAKTMNAAEELDKLLAHQDSVFPKDAYLMNHITNHDLNSWEGTEFDRLGDGVRTFAVLTYTLKGMPLIYTGQEVGMNRAFKFFEKDKAPDWAKNETFAFYKKLNELKHSQPALAAGIKGGEMVRYITEFPNAYVFARKLPSSEVLVYLNLSKEPVNLSFKKEAPKGEYTNFFTGKKDTLPTTLASWEYKVYVK, from the coding sequence ATGAATAAATTACATCATCTCATCATGTTGTCTCTTGTTCTATCCCTTTTCTCTTGCACATCAAAGAAAGCAAATACTTCGGAAAATTTGCAAGCTGGTGTTTCTCATCCCGAATGGTCCCGAAACGCTGTTATCTATGAAGTAAATCTTCGTCAGTATACTAACGAAGGAACGATAAAAGCATTCCAGAATCACCTTCCTCAATTAAAGGAACTTGGCGTGGATATCCTTTGGTTTATGCCTATTAATCCAATTTCGGAACTGAATCGTAAAGGTAAGCTGGGCAGTTATTATGCAGTGAAGAATTACAAAGAGGTGAATCCCGAGTTTGGAACTATTGCCGATTTTAAAGATATGGTGAAAAAAGCTCATGAACTTGGCTTTAAAGTAATTCTGGACTGGGTAGCCAATCATACTGGATGCGACAATGTGTGGCTGAAAGATCATCCTGACTGGTATGTAAAAGATAGTTTGGGGAAGGTTGTCAGTCCGTTCAATTGGACAGATACCTATAAGCTCGATTATTCAAAGAAAGAGATGCGAACTGCTATGATAGATGCCATGAAATTCTGGATTAAAGAATGTGATATAGACGGATATCGTTGTGATGTGGCATTTGAAGTTCCAACTGATTTCTGGAATGATGCCCGTAAAGAGCTGGATTCTATAAAGCCGGTATTTATGTTGGCTGAAGCAGAGAAACCGGAACTTAACGAAAAGGCTTTTGATATGAGTTACAACTGGCCTTTGAAAGATGTAATGAACAAGATTGCAAAAGGTCCGAAAGAAGCCGATAAAGCACAATATGTACATAAAAAAGAGAAAGCAGATTCACCGGCTAAAACCATGAATGCCGCAGAAGAATTAGATAAATTACTGGCTCATCAGGATAGTGTATTCCCTAAAGATGCTTATCTGATGAATCATATCACTAATCACGATTTAAATTCATGGGAAGGTACTGAGTTCGATCGTTTGGGCGATGGAGTAAGAACCTTTGCTGTACTGACTTATACCTTGAAAGGAATGCCGCTTATTTATACCGGACAGGAAGTTGGAATGAATCGTGCATTCAAATTCTTCGAAAAAGATAAGGCTCCCGACTGGGCTAAAAACGAAACGTTTGCTTTCTATAAGAAACTTAATGAGCTGAAACATTCTCAGCCGGCTTTGGCTGCAGGAATTAAAGGTGGTGAAATGGTGAGATATATAACAGAATTTCCCAATGCATACGTGTTTGCCCGTAAATTGCCATCTTCGGAAGTTCTTGTTTATCTCAATTTAAGTAAAGAACCGGTTAATCTGTCGTTTAAAAAAGAGGCTCCAAAAGGTGAGTATACAAACTTCTTTACCGGAAAGAAAGATACTCTTCCTACAACTCTGGCTTCGTGGGAATATAAAGTGTATGTGAAATGA
- the rlmH gene encoding 23S rRNA (pseudouridine(1915)-N(3))-methyltransferase RlmH, with product MKITLIVVGRTVEKHYITAINDYIERTKHFISFDMEVIPELKNTKSLTMDQQKEKEAELLLKAFQPGDVIVLLDEFGKEFRSVDFANWLEKKMHNVNKRLVFVIGGPYGFSQKIYDAAHEKISVSKMTFSHQMVRLIFVEQLYRAMTILNNGPYHHE from the coding sequence ATGAAAATAACACTTATCGTTGTAGGAAGAACTGTAGAAAAACATTATATCACTGCTATCAATGACTATATTGAACGTACTAAGCATTTTATATCGTTCGATATGGAAGTTATTCCTGAATTAAAGAATACGAAGAGCCTCACCATGGATCAGCAAAAGGAGAAAGAAGCTGAACTTCTTTTAAAAGCTTTTCAGCCTGGAGATGTTATTGTTCTGCTCGATGAATTCGGGAAGGAATTCCGTTCAGTGGATTTTGCCAACTGGCTGGAAAAGAAGATGCATAATGTAAACAAGCGATTGGTATTTGTTATTGGAGGACCTTACGGTTTTTCTCAAAAGATATATGATGCTGCGCATGAAAAGATTTCTGTGTCGAAAATGACTTTCTCTCACCAGATGGTGCGTCTTATCTTTGTAGAACAGCTTTACCGGGCCATGACTATACTAAACAACGGTCCGTACCACCACGAGTAA
- a CDS encoding DUF4783 domain-containing protein yields MKKLILFMLSAVVFCTAFAQLQDSVGLTSAFKKGSAQDLLPFLGDQVVVIIKDNPQKFKKVEAQKAMAGFFSANKVTGFIVNHQGNRDESGFIVGTLSTVNGSFRVNCFFKKSDNNSSLIHQIRIVKTNE; encoded by the coding sequence ATGAAAAAACTAATCCTTTTTATGTTATCGGCAGTTGTATTCTGTACTGCTTTTGCTCAGTTACAAGATTCTGTTGGTTTGACATCTGCATTTAAAAAAGGCAGCGCGCAGGATTTACTCCCGTTTTTAGGTGATCAGGTGGTAGTAATTATCAAAGATAATCCTCAGAAATTTAAAAAAGTTGAGGCTCAAAAAGCTATGGCTGGTTTCTTTTCTGCAAATAAAGTTACCGGATTTATTGTAAATCATCAGGGAAACCGAGATGAATCGGGTTTTATTGTTGGTACATTGAGCACGGTAAACGGCTCATTCCGGGTAAATTGTTTTTTTAAGAAGAGCGATAATAACTCATCGTTAATTCATCAAATTAGAATAGTTAAAACAAATGAATGA